From a region of the Salvelinus namaycush isolate Seneca chromosome 40, SaNama_1.0, whole genome shotgun sequence genome:
- the f7i gene encoding coagulation factor VIIi isoform X2 — protein MLLKTFCALWAISTVISAAVFLKKDDAHLVLDRARRANSGYFEEMKQGNLERECVEEICNYEEAREVFEDDAQTKKFWLTYTGQDPCLVNPCKNNGTCVYMNDSYTCQCLEGYEGKYCQKVFEDTLKCLSLNGECEHFCNNSGSRRKCSCAPGYALGEDGRECVAQVQYPCGKIPGLEAPMSQAQVRLVGGNHCPKGACPWQVLLEHKGTSLCGGVIVHPDWVITAAHCVVDRDTKDLMVVTGEHNIDVEEGSEQKIPVARAIPYNLYDPATGDSDIALLRLREPVTLGPDAVPICLPQQHFAKSELAAVRFHTLSGWGKRTNGGNDPQPGTPPAPSSPFLRRLAVPILPNSECTLKSGFNFTQNMLCAGYMEGNQEACRGDDGSPLVTYYGTTHFLMGVVGWGKGCPKQGYYGVYTTVANYLDWAEEVMNAPSVSAPVPSVSAPVMPFLLEMALDEVQIQQATEKLLPPPPNVQSIG, from the exons ATGCTGCTGAAAACATTTTGCGCACTTTGGGCCATTTCAACTGTCATTTCTGCCGCTG TCTTCTTGAAGAAGGATGATGCGCACCTGGTGCTTGACAGAGCCAGGCGCGCCAACAGCGGCTACTTCGAGGAGATGAAACAGGGCAACCTCGAGCGCGAGTGTGTGGAGGAAATTTGTAACTATGAAGAGGCTCGGGAAGTTTTCGAGGACGACGCCCAAACG AAAAAGTTTTGGTTGACATACACTG GTCAGGACCCCTGTCTGGTCAACCCATGCAAAAACAACGGAACTTGTGTTTACATGAATGACTCTTACACATGTCAATGTCTGGAAGGCTATGAAGGAAAATACTGTCAGAAAG TATTTGAGGACACCCTGAAATGCCTCTCCCTTAACGGGGAGTGCGAGCACTTCTGTAACAATTCTGGGTCAAGACGCAAGTGTTCCTGCGCTCCTGGTTACGCCCTGGGAGAGGACGGAAGAGAGTGTGTTGCCCAAG TTCAGTATCCGTGTGGTAAAATCCCAGGCTTGGAAGCTCCGATGAGCCAGGCACAAGTCAGACTGGTCGGTGGGAACCACTGTCCCAAAGGAGCCTGTCCATGGCAG GTCCTATTGGAGCATAAAGGCACTAGTCTGTGTGGTGGGGTCATAGTTCATCCTGACTGGGTCATCACTGCTGCCCACTGTGTCGTGGATAGAGACACCAAGGACCTGATGGTGGTCACAG GGGAACACAACATTGACGTAGAAGAGGGCAGCGAGCAGAAGATTCCCGTGGCCAGAGCCATACCCTACAACCTGTACGACCCGGCAACAGGTGACAGTGACATCGCCCTGCTGCGTCTGAGAGAGCCTGTAACTCTGGGCCCTGACGCTGTACCCATCTGCCTGCCTCAGCAACACTTCGCCAAGAGCGAGCTGGCGGCCGTCCGCTTTCACACCCTTAGCGGCTGGGGGAAGCGCACCAACGGGGGCAACGATCCCCAACCTGGCACCCCGCCAGCCCCCTCCTCGCCCTTCCTCCGCAGGCTAGCCGTGCCCATCCTGCCCAACTCTGAGTGCACCCTCAAGAGCGGCTTCAACTTCACCCAGAACATGCTGTGTGCCGGCTACATGGAGGGGAACCAGGAGGCCTGTAGGGGGGACGACGGGAGCCCCCTGGTCACTTACTACGGGACCACCCACTTCCTGATGGGCGTGGTGGGCTGGGGGAAGGGCTGCCCCAAACAGGGTTACTATGGCGTCTACACTACCGTAGCCAACTACCTGGACTGGGCTGAGGAGGTGATGAATGCTCCTTCAGTCAGTGCCCCGGTGCCTTCAGTCAGTGCCCCGGTGATGCCATTCCTGCTAGAGATGGCATTAGATGAGGTTCAGATTCAGCAGGCTACGGAGAAGTTATTGCCACCACCTCCCAATGTGCAGAGCATTGGCTAA
- the f7i gene encoding coagulation factor VIIi isoform X1 — protein sequence MLLKTFCALWAISTVISAAVFLKKDDAHLVLDRARRANSGYFEEMKQGNLERECVEEICNYEEAREVFEDDAQTKKFWLTYTGQDPCLVNPCKNNGTCVYMNDSYTCQCLEGYEGKYCQKVFEDTLKCLSLNGECEHFCNNSGSRRKCSCAPGYALGEDGRECVAQVQYPCGKIPGLEAPMSQAQVRLVGGNHCPKGACPWQVLLEHKGTSLCGGVIVHPDWVITAAHCVVDRDTKDLMVVTGEHNIDVEEGSEQKIPVARAIPYNLYDPATGDSDIALLRLREPVTLGPDAVPICLPQQHFAKSELAAVRFHTLSGWGKRTNGGNDPQPGTPPAPSSPFLRRLAVPILPNSECTLKSGFNFTQNMLCAGYMEGNQEACRGDDGSPLVTYYGTTHFLMGVVGWGKGCPKQGYYGVYTTVANYLDWAEEVMNAPSVSAPVPSVSAPVMPFLLEMALDEVQIQQATEKLLPPPPNVKCTFQVVIWMT from the exons ATGCTGCTGAAAACATTTTGCGCACTTTGGGCCATTTCAACTGTCATTTCTGCCGCTG TCTTCTTGAAGAAGGATGATGCGCACCTGGTGCTTGACAGAGCCAGGCGCGCCAACAGCGGCTACTTCGAGGAGATGAAACAGGGCAACCTCGAGCGCGAGTGTGTGGAGGAAATTTGTAACTATGAAGAGGCTCGGGAAGTTTTCGAGGACGACGCCCAAACG AAAAAGTTTTGGTTGACATACACTG GTCAGGACCCCTGTCTGGTCAACCCATGCAAAAACAACGGAACTTGTGTTTACATGAATGACTCTTACACATGTCAATGTCTGGAAGGCTATGAAGGAAAATACTGTCAGAAAG TATTTGAGGACACCCTGAAATGCCTCTCCCTTAACGGGGAGTGCGAGCACTTCTGTAACAATTCTGGGTCAAGACGCAAGTGTTCCTGCGCTCCTGGTTACGCCCTGGGAGAGGACGGAAGAGAGTGTGTTGCCCAAG TTCAGTATCCGTGTGGTAAAATCCCAGGCTTGGAAGCTCCGATGAGCCAGGCACAAGTCAGACTGGTCGGTGGGAACCACTGTCCCAAAGGAGCCTGTCCATGGCAG GTCCTATTGGAGCATAAAGGCACTAGTCTGTGTGGTGGGGTCATAGTTCATCCTGACTGGGTCATCACTGCTGCCCACTGTGTCGTGGATAGAGACACCAAGGACCTGATGGTGGTCACAG GGGAACACAACATTGACGTAGAAGAGGGCAGCGAGCAGAAGATTCCCGTGGCCAGAGCCATACCCTACAACCTGTACGACCCGGCAACAGGTGACAGTGACATCGCCCTGCTGCGTCTGAGAGAGCCTGTAACTCTGGGCCCTGACGCTGTACCCATCTGCCTGCCTCAGCAACACTTCGCCAAGAGCGAGCTGGCGGCCGTCCGCTTTCACACCCTTAGCGGCTGGGGGAAGCGCACCAACGGGGGCAACGATCCCCAACCTGGCACCCCGCCAGCCCCCTCCTCGCCCTTCCTCCGCAGGCTAGCCGTGCCCATCCTGCCCAACTCTGAGTGCACCCTCAAGAGCGGCTTCAACTTCACCCAGAACATGCTGTGTGCCGGCTACATGGAGGGGAACCAGGAGGCCTGTAGGGGGGACGACGGGAGCCCCCTGGTCACTTACTACGGGACCACCCACTTCCTGATGGGCGTGGTGGGCTGGGGGAAGGGCTGCCCCAAACAGGGTTACTATGGCGTCTACACTACCGTAGCCAACTACCTGGACTGGGCTGAGGAGGTGATGAATGCTCCTTCAGTCAGTGCCCCGGTGCCTTCAGTCAGTGCCCCGGTGATGCCATTCCTGCTAGAGATGGCATTAGATGAGGTTCAGATTCAGCAGGCTACGGAGAAGTTATTGCCACCACCTCCCAAT GTAAAGTGTACATTTCAAGTGGTGATTTGGATGACCTGA